The following are encoded in a window of bacterium genomic DNA:
- a CDS encoding DapH/DapD/GlmU-related protein, translating to MAGKTEVDYEEVKGFWHAVSYPWNLLEANEFMLSRNKPIKSKKSIIEKGAILKGKVSIGVNTLIKSGSYIEGPVMIGKNCIIGPNCYLRAFTVIGNNSHIGNAVEIKNSIIGGNTNVAHLSYVGDSIIGDNCNLGGGTITANLRHDWKNIKCMIKGELKDTGRQKLGVIMGDNCKTGIHTSLYPGVKINPGCMTLPGDIVKRDLEKNNF from the coding sequence TTGGCGGGTAAGACAGAAGTGGATTACGAAGAGGTGAAAGGTTTTTGGCACGCGGTAAGCTATCCGTGGAATTTATTGGAAGCTAATGAGTTTATGCTGTCCAGAAATAAGCCTATTAAAAGCAAAAAATCTATAATAGAAAAAGGCGCGATTTTAAAAGGCAAAGTTTCCATAGGCGTCAATACCTTAATTAAATCCGGAAGCTATATTGAAGGTCCGGTAATGATCGGTAAGAATTGCATAATCGGTCCGAATTGTTACCTTCGCGCTTTTACGGTAATTGGAAATAATTCTCACATAGGCAACGCGGTGGAAATCAAAAATTCTATCATCGGCGGCAATACGAATGTCGCGCATTTGTCTTATGTCGGCGATTCCATCATTGGCGATAATTGCAATTTGGGCGGCGGAACGATTACGGCGAATTTGCGGCATGACTGGAAAAATATCAAATGCATGATTAAAGGTGAGCTAAAAGACACTGGTCGGCAGAAACTCGGCGTAATTATGGGTGATAATTGCAAAACCGGTATCCATACTTCTCTCTATCCGGGAGTTAAAATTAATCCCGGATGCATGACTTTGCCGGGGGATATTGTTAAAAGGGATTTGGAGAAAAATAATTTTTAA
- a CDS encoding sugar phosphate nucleotidyltransferase — protein sequence MKAIILAAGESTRLYPLTLTKPKPLLKAAGKTILEHNLIELESLVDEVIIVIGYKEEMIKKHAGENFGKIKLNYIEEKERLGTAHALGMVEGKIKGSFIVMNGDDLYHKEDIKNCLKHKNCVLAKKAEDPSRFGVLLLENGKVKKIVEKPKEFVFDLANTGLYVLSEEIFEAIKMSKNQLEENMN from the coding sequence ATGAAAGCCATAATTTTAGCCGCCGGTGAATCAACCCGCTTATATCCGCTTACCCTGACCAAGCCTAAGCCGCTTTTGAAAGCGGCCGGTAAAACTATTTTAGAACATAACTTGATAGAGCTGGAAAGCTTGGTTGATGAAGTGATCATAGTGATCGGTTATAAGGAAGAAATGATAAAAAAACACGCCGGAGAAAATTTTGGGAAAATCAAATTAAATTATATAGAAGAAAAAGAACGCTTGGGCACGGCTCATGCTTTGGGAATGGTAGAAGGAAAAATTAAAGGAAGTTTTATTGTAATGAATGGCGACGATTTGTATCACAAAGAAGATATTAAGAATTGTTTGAAACATAAAAATTGCGTTTTGGCGAAAAAAGCTGAAGACCCGAGCCGGTTTGGCGTGCTTTTATTGGAAAATGGAAAAGTCAAAAAAATCGTAGAAAAACCAAAGGAGTTCGTTTTTGATCTGGCGAACACGGGCTTATACGTGTTGAGCGAAGAAATATTTGAGGCGATAAAAATGTCAAAAAATCAGTTAGAGGAGAATATGAACTGA
- a CDS encoding nucleoside triphosphate pyrophosphohydrolase family protein has protein sequence MTFEEYQTQSRKTAKYPNAGNNFIYPTLGLAGESGEVAEKIKKVLRDKGGIIDETIKQEITKELGDVLWYVAQLSTELGLSLDNVAAENIKKLFSRLERGKLGGSGDNR, from the coding sequence ATGACTTTCGAAGAATATCAAACCCAATCCCGCAAAACCGCGAAATATCCAAACGCGGGAAATAATTTTATCTACCCCACTTTGGGTCTCGCCGGTGAATCCGGCGAAGTGGCGGAAAAGATCAAAAAAGTCTTGCGCGATAAAGGCGGAATTATTGACGAAACAATAAAACAGGAAATTACCAAAGAGCTTGGCGACGTGCTTTGGTATGTAGCGCAGCTTAGCACAGAGCTGGGATTATCTCTGGATAACGTTGCCGCGGAAAATATCAAAAAACTCTTTTCACGCCTGGAAAGAGGCAAGCTCGGCGGCAGCGGAGATAATAGATAG
- a CDS encoding HAD-IC family P-type ATPase, translating into METKENIAAENNWYRKTANEIFEMLDSSEYGLTKKEAEKRIGEYGFNKLPEAKVDSLAVIFFRQFQSSLIYILVAAALVVFAMGETADGIIIFAVLFFNAIVGTIQEGKARNTLLALKKFIETLATVMRDNKEMIIKSVDLAPGDIIFIQEGEKVPADARILSANALKVNEASLTGESEPVLKNSAVLEIENLPVADQRNMIFSGTNIVNGNGKAIVIATGLATEFGKIAQKITDINTELPLKKNIHYLSRLIVFAVFIISSFIIIYGVSMGNSLKEMFMVAVALSVSVIPEGLPIVMTLVLAMGVQRMSKRNVLVKKLQAVEALGQTRIIAVDKTGTLTKNELIIQKVYADNKFFEVKGIGYEPKGEISFNGKVVDHLNHPELILSGKIAAFCANARLSLVEETNTWNVSGDPTEAAMLVFSKKIGFHKNVLEREASIVSELPFDYVHKYHASMRALDGKNFLCVVGAPEKVLAMCRKVWHKGKSEKFASHEKEDLDAVFFDLAKQGFRVVAYAINSDAGNFLSHDSMPPLAFVGFFAIKDALRPEVIPAMKKVSCAGMRVVMITGDHPFTAEAIARDAGIFHDGDITITGEDIDIMDDEILSKKLASTSVFARVTPEHKLRIIQAYRKRGEIVAMTGDGVNDAPSLVAADLGVAMGKIGTEVAKEASDIILLDDNFGSIVSAAEEGRNIYKTIKKVALYLFSTSAGEVFTIVGAIVLGFGLPILPSQIIWLNFVTDGFLVVSLAMEPKEKGLLNGAFKRPNKYLVDGLMLERMILMALTMAIGTLYLFRGYFETDLAKAWTVSLTVLAVFQWFNAWNCRSEDKSIFQMNPFSNRYLFGAMFVVISLQLAAVYAPFMQKILNTVPLETSDWLKIIMVAFSIVLVEEVRKFFRRRAKGINNV; encoded by the coding sequence ATGGAAACAAAAGAGAATATCGCAGCAGAAAATAATTGGTACAGGAAAACCGCCAATGAAATTTTTGAAATGCTTGATTCAAGCGAATATGGCTTGACTAAGAAAGAAGCGGAAAAAAGAATTGGAGAATATGGTTTCAATAAATTGCCGGAGGCGAAAGTTGACAGTTTGGCGGTTATTTTTTTCCGGCAATTTCAAAGTTCGCTGATCTATATTTTAGTTGCCGCGGCTTTGGTAGTTTTTGCAATGGGCGAAACCGCGGACGGCATTATTATTTTTGCCGTGCTTTTTTTTAACGCGATCGTCGGAACGATCCAAGAAGGAAAAGCGCGAAATACGCTTCTGGCTTTAAAAAAATTCATAGAAACTCTGGCGACAGTCATGCGCGACAATAAAGAAATGATCATCAAAAGCGTTGATTTGGCGCCGGGCGACATTATTTTTATTCAAGAAGGCGAGAAAGTTCCGGCAGACGCAAGGATTCTTTCCGCCAACGCGCTTAAGGTAAATGAAGCGAGCCTTACCGGAGAATCGGAGCCGGTTTTAAAAAATAGCGCCGTACTGGAAATTGAAAATTTGCCGGTGGCGGATCAAAGGAATATGATTTTTAGCGGTACGAATATTGTAAACGGCAATGGCAAAGCAATAGTCATCGCTACCGGATTGGCTACGGAATTCGGCAAGATAGCGCAAAAAATCACCGACATCAACACTGAGCTTCCTTTGAAAAAAAATATTCATTATCTTTCTCGGCTGATCGTGTTTGCCGTTTTTATTATCAGTTCTTTTATTATAATTTATGGCGTTTCCATGGGAAATTCATTGAAGGAAATGTTTATGGTTGCCGTTGCTTTATCTGTTTCCGTGATTCCCGAAGGACTTCCGATTGTCATGACTTTGGTTTTAGCAATGGGTGTTCAAAGAATGAGCAAGCGCAATGTGCTGGTTAAAAAGCTTCAAGCGGTGGAAGCGCTGGGGCAGACGAGAATTATCGCGGTTGATAAAACAGGCACATTGACCAAAAACGAATTGATTATTCAGAAAGTTTACGCGGACAATAAGTTTTTTGAAGTGAAAGGAATCGGATATGAGCCAAAAGGCGAAATTAGTTTTAATGGTAAAGTGGTGGACCATTTGAATCACCCCGAGTTGATTTTGAGCGGCAAGATCGCGGCATTTTGCGCGAACGCGAGGCTGTCGCTGGTGGAAGAAACAAATACCTGGAATGTGTCCGGGGATCCGACCGAAGCGGCGATGCTGGTTTTTTCTAAAAAGATCGGATTCCATAAAAATGTTTTGGAAAGAGAAGCCTCGATAGTTTCAGAGCTTCCTTTCGATTATGTGCATAAGTATCACGCCAGCATGCGCGCCTTGGATGGGAAAAATTTTTTGTGCGTGGTGGGCGCTCCGGAAAAAGTTTTAGCGATGTGCAGGAAAGTATGGCATAAAGGAAAATCGGAAAAGTTTGCTTCTCATGAAAAAGAAGATCTGGATGCGGTATTTTTTGATCTGGCAAAACAAGGATTCCGCGTAGTAGCGTATGCGATAAACAGCGATGCCGGTAATTTTTTAAGTCATGATTCAATGCCGCCTCTCGCTTTTGTGGGATTTTTTGCCATCAAAGACGCTTTAAGGCCGGAAGTTATTCCGGCAATGAAAAAAGTCAGTTGCGCCGGTATGCGAGTGGTAATGATCACGGGGGATCATCCTTTTACCGCGGAAGCGATCGCGCGCGACGCGGGAATTTTTCACGATGGCGATATTACGATTACGGGAGAAGATATTGATATCATGGATGATGAAATTTTGTCAAAAAAACTTGCTTCTACGAGTGTTTTTGCGCGCGTTACTCCGGAGCATAAGCTTAGAATCATTCAAGCATATCGGAAGAGAGGGGAAATTGTGGCGATGACAGGAGATGGAGTGAATGACGCTCCATCGCTTGTCGCGGCGGATCTTGGCGTGGCAATGGGTAAAATTGGAACCGAAGTGGCGAAAGAAGCCTCGGATATTATTTTGCTCGATGATAATTTCGGCAGTATTGTTTCGGCGGCCGAGGAAGGAAGAAATATCTATAAGACTATAAAAAAAGTCGCTCTTTATCTTTTTTCCACAAGCGCGGGAGAAGTGTTTACGATTGTTGGAGCGATTGTTTTGGGATTCGGGCTTCCAATTTTACCGTCTCAGATCATTTGGCTTAATTTTGTGACCGATGGTTTTCTTGTTGTTTCTCTGGCAATGGAACCAAAAGAAAAAGGCTTGCTGAATGGAGCATTTAAGCGTCCCAATAAATATTTAGTCGATGGATTAATGCTGGAAAGAATGATACTTATGGCGCTTACAATGGCAATTGGAACACTTTATCTGTTTAGAGGGTATTTTGAAACTGATTTGGCAAAAGCCTGGACGGTTTCCCTTACGGTACTAGCGGTATTTCAGTGGTTTAACGCATGGAATTGCCGAAGCGAAGATAAATCGATTTTTCAGATGAACCCTTTTTCCAATAGATATCTTTTTGGCGCGATGTTCGTTGTAATCTCGCTTCAACTTGCCGCAGTATATGCGCCATTCATGCAAAAAATTCTAAATACTGTACCGCTGGAAACTTCCGATTGGTTGAAAATAATAATGGTTGCTTTTTCTATTGTTTTAGTTGAAGAAGTGCGGAAGTTTTTCCGACGAAGGGCAAAAGGGATCAATAACGTTTAA
- the ychF gene encoding redox-regulated ATPase YchF, protein MSFSIGIVGLPNVGKSTLFKALTKKQVNIANYPFCTIDPNVGVVKVPDMRLEKLAKMSESAKIVPTAVEFVDIAGLVRGANKGEGLGNQFLANIREVDAIAQVVRVFEDKEIIHVDKDLDPKRDIETINTELIIKDLEVLEKRIAKILGEAKAGKKDKVIEMENLTAIKTLLEKGKLLYGADFEEPAQKLIKEMQLLTAKPMLFVFNKKIEASTDEKKLEKLLSDLGIKAAYVAVDIKMESDLSELSEEEKTSYKKDLGINEDGIDKLIKKSYELLGLVTYLTTGKDETRAWTVKKDSKAPQAATAIHTDFEKKFIRAEVINWQKLLEAGSWSASAELGILRTEGKEYIVQDGDVIEFKI, encoded by the coding sequence ATGTCATTCTCTATCGGTATCGTGGGCCTGCCAAATGTGGGGAAATCCACTCTTTTCAAAGCCTTGACCAAAAAACAAGTAAATATCGCCAATTATCCCTTTTGCACCATTGATCCGAATGTCGGAGTGGTAAAAGTGCCGGATATGCGTCTCGAAAAACTGGCCAAGATGTCCGAATCGGCAAAAATCGTGCCGACTGCCGTTGAATTTGTCGATATCGCGGGACTCGTCCGCGGCGCCAATAAAGGCGAGGGCTTAGGCAACCAATTCCTAGCCAATATCCGCGAAGTAGACGCTATCGCCCAAGTGGTGCGCGTATTTGAAGATAAAGAAATAATCCATGTGGATAAAGACCTGGATCCCAAAAGAGACATCGAAACGATCAATACGGAATTAATTATAAAAGATCTGGAGGTTTTGGAAAAAAGGATCGCAAAGATCCTTGGCGAAGCCAAAGCCGGGAAAAAAGATAAAGTCATCGAAATGGAAAATCTGACCGCCATCAAAACTCTTTTGGAAAAAGGAAAGCTCCTGTATGGCGCCGATTTTGAGGAGCCGGCGCAGAAACTCATCAAAGAAATGCAGCTTTTAACCGCCAAACCGATGCTTTTCGTTTTTAATAAAAAAATCGAAGCGTCCACCGATGAGAAAAAATTGGAAAAATTACTGTCCGACCTGGGCATCAAAGCGGCATATGTGGCAGTTGACATAAAGATGGAATCGGATCTATCCGAACTTTCCGAGGAAGAAAAAACAAGCTATAAAAAAGACCTGGGAATAAACGAGGACGGCATTGATAAATTGATAAAAAAATCTTACGAACTTCTGGGTCTCGTCACTTATCTTACGACTGGCAAAGACGAAACTCGCGCCTGGACCGTAAAAAAAGACTCAAAAGCGCCCCAAGCCGCCACCGCCATCCATACTGATTTTGAAAAAAAGTTCATCCGTGCCGAAGTGATCAACTGGCAAAAACTGCTTGAAGCCGGGAGCTGGAGCGCGTCCGCGGAACTGGGAATCCTCCGCACCGAAGGCAAAGAGTATATCGTGCAAGACGGAGACGTAATAGAGTTTAAAATTTAA
- the coaE gene encoding dephospho-CoA kinase (Dephospho-CoA kinase (CoaE) performs the final step in coenzyme A biosynthesis.) — translation MVKVEKKFIAAFPGSFDPFHNGHLSTIISFLELHPEFFLYIIIGLNKEKQNTYAFSPEEKAFLVEKTIPEKYKKRIKIVLYSSIIADYLYEQNIQMFVKGIRNHQDFELESWTATVNSLFSGNPKTILIAQTDPQLINVSSDNLKNFTKWGLNAKYFASALTREALQLRLREQLLIGITGGMGTGKTTIAKKIQGLSEKNDDPKAIKIYHISLDELGKKIYSSDQTPRFLDIRKQVAKKFGADLLRKNTSVDTYKLGSIVFSASDKLEQLTEIILEPILYLLRKKLEETGKGIFIIEGANLVEQKLTFLFNENMILVKTDNATQAQRLKEKKFSEEQIKRRLKFQLSSENCLSAIKKMQKKEHYRLLIELDGTRNINENARELYKKLQDEYQKRANIIR, via the coding sequence ATGGTAAAAGTTGAAAAAAAATTTATTGCCGCTTTTCCCGGAAGCTTCGACCCGTTCCACAACGGACATCTATCGACGATAATTTCTTTTCTTGAGCTTCACCCCGAATTTTTTCTCTATATTATCATCGGACTCAATAAAGAGAAACAAAATACTTACGCCTTTTCTCCCGAAGAAAAAGCGTTTTTAGTCGAAAAAACCATTCCTGAAAAATATAAAAAAAGAATAAAAATAGTCCTCTATTCCAGCATCATTGCCGACTATTTATACGAACAGAATATCCAAATGTTCGTCAAAGGAATACGTAATCATCAAGACTTCGAATTGGAATCATGGACTGCCACAGTCAATTCTTTGTTCAGCGGAAACCCAAAAACCATTCTTATCGCTCAAACCGACCCCCAGCTTATAAATGTTTCTTCCGATAATTTAAAAAATTTTACAAAATGGGGGCTAAACGCGAAATATTTCGCTTCCGCCCTGACCAGAGAAGCTCTGCAATTGCGGCTGCGCGAACAATTATTAATAGGAATAACCGGAGGAATGGGCACGGGAAAAACAACTATCGCTAAAAAAATCCAAGGGCTTTCAGAAAAAAACGATGATCCAAAAGCCATAAAAATATACCATATCAGCCTTGACGAACTTGGGAAAAAAATTTACAGCAGCGATCAAACTCCCCGATTCCTGGATATCCGCAAGCAAGTGGCGAAAAAATTCGGCGCGGATTTATTGAGAAAAAACACCAGTGTCGACACCTACAAACTCGGAAGCATTGTTTTTTCAGCGTCTGATAAGCTTGAACAATTGACGGAAATCATCCTGGAACCGATTTTGTATCTCTTGAGAAAAAAACTGGAAGAAACGGGAAAAGGCATTTTTATCATCGAAGGGGCGAATCTCGTGGAACAAAAGCTTACCTTCCTTTTTAACGAGAACATGATCCTGGTAAAAACCGACAACGCAACGCAAGCGCAAAGATTAAAAGAAAAAAAGTTCAGCGAAGAACAGATCAAGCGCCGCCTGAAATTCCAGCTTTCAAGCGAAAACTGCCTTTCGGCCATAAAAAAAATGCAAAAAAAAGAACACTACCGCTTGCTCATAGAGCTTGACGGAACCAGGAATATAAACGAAAATGCCCGAGAATTATATAAAAAACTTCAGGATGAATATCAAAAAAGAGCTAATATTATAAGATAA
- a CDS encoding single-stranded DNA-binding protein: MNLNKVFVLGNLTKDPEVRTIPSGQQVASFSVATNRVWYNQAKEKNQEVEFHNIVMWGKLAEIAGKYLTKGKMVLIEGRIKTRSWQAQDGTKKYRTEIIAEAMQMGPKTQGTSSYDKPEAKEETPAAEAAPQDNSGEITTEEVPF; encoded by the coding sequence ATGAATCTTAATAAAGTATTTGTTTTAGGCAATCTAACCAAAGATCCGGAAGTGCGGACGATCCCCAGCGGACAGCAAGTTGCAAGTTTCTCTGTCGCTACCAATCGCGTTTGGTATAATCAAGCGAAAGAAAAAAATCAAGAAGTTGAATTCCACAATATAGTAATGTGGGGCAAGCTTGCGGAGATCGCCGGTAAATATCTCACCAAGGGCAAAATGGTGCTGATCGAAGGGCGTATCAAGACCCGATCCTGGCAAGCACAGGACGGAACTAAAAAATATCGCACTGAAATCATCGCCGAGGCTATGCAAATGGGGCCAAAAACCCAGGGAACATCGTCTTACGACAAGCCGGAAGCAAAAGAAGAGACTCCGGCCGCGGAAGCTGCTCCTCAAGATAATTCAGGAGAAATAACAACCGAAGAAGTGCCATTTTAA
- the rpsR gene encoding 30S ribosomal protein S18, whose protein sequence is MITEEKKTCYFCTNGIEEVDFLNLSLLKKFINQRGKIINPKRTGSCSKHQRKIATAVKRARTMALLSPSYK, encoded by the coding sequence ATGATCACGGAAGAAAAAAAGACATGTTATTTTTGCACTAATGGGATCGAAGAAGTTGATTTTTTGAATCTTTCCCTTTTGAAAAAATTCATCAATCAGCGAGGCAAGATCATCAATCCGAAAAGAACCGGTTCTTGCAGTAAGCATCAAAGAAAGATTGCCACGGCGGTCAAAAGAGCCAGAACCATGGCGCTCTTATCGCCTTCCTATAAGTAA
- the recA gene encoding recombinase RecA, with protein MVIVKEKEKEKDVKKAKVETNPKNKLAETAAEDIRKRFGEGSIMKLGEARKMNVEAIPTGSISLDIALGIGGVPKGRVIEIFGPESSGKTTLALHIVSEAQKRGGLAAFIDAEHALDPEYAKKIGVKINDLFISQPDNGEQALEIVEALVRSNSIDVIVVDSVAALTPKAEIEGEMGDSHMGLQARLMSQALRKLTGAISRTNTTVIFINQLRMKIGVMFGNPETTTGGNALKFYASVRIDVRRKEQIKEGDRVIGNHTIAKIVKNKVAPPFQIAEFDIIYNQGISRLSDLIVTGVKYGVVQKAGTWFSFDGQKMGQGMEASKKYLEENPKVAPEIQKQIKAKIALAAK; from the coding sequence ATGGTCATAGTTAAAGAAAAGGAAAAGGAGAAGGATGTAAAAAAGGCAAAAGTGGAGACAAATCCCAAAAATAAGCTGGCTGAAACAGCGGCGGAAGATATCAGGAAAAGATTCGGGGAAGGATCTATTATGAAATTGGGGGAAGCGCGGAAAATGAACGTGGAAGCGATCCCTACCGGATCGATCTCTCTTGATATCGCTTTGGGGATAGGCGGAGTGCCTAAAGGAAGGGTGATTGAAATTTTTGGCCCAGAATCCAGCGGTAAAACTACCTTAGCTCTCCATATTGTGTCTGAGGCTCAAAAACGCGGCGGTTTGGCGGCTTTTATCGACGCTGAGCATGCGCTTGATCCGGAATACGCGAAAAAAATCGGTGTAAAAATAAATGATTTGTTTATTTCTCAGCCTGATAATGGCGAGCAGGCTTTGGAAATAGTTGAAGCGCTGGTGCGTTCGAACAGTATTGATGTGATCGTGGTTGATTCGGTGGCGGCTTTGACTCCGAAAGCGGAAATTGAAGGCGAGATGGGAGATTCCCATATGGGTCTTCAGGCGCGGCTAATGAGCCAGGCTTTGAGAAAATTAACCGGAGCAATTTCTCGGACCAATACCACGGTTATTTTTATCAATCAATTGAGAATGAAAATAGGCGTGATGTTCGGCAATCCGGAAACGACGACCGGAGGCAATGCGCTGAAATTCTACGCTTCAGTCAGAATTGATGTCAGGAGAAAAGAGCAGATCAAGGAAGGGGATCGGGTCATAGGAAATCACACGATCGCCAAAATCGTGAAAAATAAAGTCGCTCCTCCTTTTCAGATAGCGGAATTCGATATTATTTACAACCAGGGAATTTCCAGGTTGTCCGATTTGATCGTTACCGGAGTTAAATATGGCGTAGTCCAGAAAGCCGGCACTTGGTTCTCCTTTGACGGACAAAAAATGGGACAGGGAATGGAAGCGAGCAAGAAATATTTGGAAGAGAATCCGAAAGTAGCTCCGGAGATCCAGAAACAGATAAAAGCGAAAATAGCGCTTGCGGCAAAATAA